The Panthera tigris isolate Pti1 chromosome A1, P.tigris_Pti1_mat1.1, whole genome shotgun sequence region TCCAAGGCAGAATGCCAACATGTTCTTACTTGAGTATTACCGGGGCTAACCAACATCTAATCTTCATTCCAGTGTCTATTATGcagtagagatttttttaatgttattctgGCTTGTCATTTTGTATCCCATTCTATTGcttatcaaattttaaaagctaCTTTGATGACATGAAAGGTAAAAGGGATTTGGCAGTAGAGGTCTAAAGCTGGAAAAGTCTGGAGTACGCATCACAGGGGGGCAGGCCTGGGAGATTTTGAGGTTCAAAGGGATGTTACGCTTATCATAAGGCTGTTAGTACCGTTGAGTTCTTAAAAAGCTACACGTATGTGttacttggatttttaaaatatgttaaaaatgtgtATCTGCAAACACATTGATTATGAGTGAGAGCGTACCCAAAGCTGGCACTGATGCTAGGACTTTCTCTAGGTGGGGAAGTTTTGCACTTTTTATGCTTACCTTTCTTCTGAACCCAACGTAAGATTTCAAATAGTACCTTAAggaaccccctcccccaggaagaaAAATGACCAGGCAGCagatacatttataaaattaaaatgattcatGAGAATTCAGTTGAGCTGGTAATGTCTTACTTCTCCTCTCCCCTTGTATCTGCTCTTACAGTTCGGTTTTACCTTTTAGTTTCAGGCAAATAGCTGGAAAAGTCTTATTCTCAAAATATGTCAGGGGTCCCTGAGGCCACTGCCTTCTCAGTACTCCTGTGAGCTGCAGCATCTGATCAAGCAGATGTTTAAGAGGAACCCCTCACATCGCCCTTCTGCTACAACACTTCTCTCTAGAAGTTCCTTGGCTCGACTTGTCCGCCAGTGCTTACCCCCAGAGGTATGATACGTGTTGGATCCGCTGTGAGCAGTTTTCGAGTGTGGTAAAGTGATTTGTTATCTTTTAAACACTGACATGTTGTACATGCTTATAAAGATGCAAATAATGCAgaagtgtattaaaaaaatacacacttcctttcctttcttctctcccttccgcAATGCTATTCCCTGAGAATAGaatagaatcacagaatctgTCTGTGTAagctttcagatatttttctagaCCTATAGAAACATCTACTTGTGTGCCTAAATGATATGTATTTTCTAAATGgcatttttacttccctttttttaattagaaaagtttttttaatgtttatttatttttgacatagagaaagagagacagagtgagtgggggagggcagagagagacacagaatctgaagcaggctccaggctctgagctgtcagcagagcccgacgtggggctcaaactcacaaattgtgagatcatgacctcagccaaagtcagatgctcaaaatgactgagccacccaggcaccccagtatttttacttttcaactgTAAATATGATTGTGGGGAAGAATGTTGATAATTAGATGACATTATGGCAATGTCTATAGAAAAGCCTATTCCACATCTTTAAATTCTCTGCTTTAAATTTTCAGATCATCACAGAATATGGTGAACAGGTATTAGAAGAAACCAAAAATTCCAAGCATAgtacaccaagaaaaaaaagtaagaattttggACAGCTTATTTTTTGCTcagtgttcttttaaaatgtagtataacaaaaaataaaaatatgattttcaagTTACTGGAGACAATTTCAGAGATACTCCTAAAAGTCAAATTTTTCTTATTGCTATTTCTGATGTAATTCTGTACTGACTCTTGTATATTTAGTCTGCTAGGAATCAAAAAGCCTAGTTTGGAGATTTTAGGGATGTGAAGATTGTtctctgtttcattattagtaCCATGTTTACTTTGGTCAGGTAGAAGGCTTCTGTGGGCTAGCCTAGGAATACAACCATGAAAATGCAATGTTAATCTTCTAGGAAATTATCCCCAAGTTTCCAAAGAATCATCtggtaaacaaaattttaaaaacagccttTTTGGAAGTTGGAACTGTCCACATAATGGCTGCACAGAATTTCCATACATGTTTAGTCAATCCTGAAcaaatttcaaatgtaatttattgtctcTTTGGAAATTGtcatctcttaattttttcaaagctattattgtcccttttatttaaaaaaaaattttttttaagtaaactccatgctcaacgtgaggctcgaacttacgactctgagatcaagacttgtTGTATGCTGTGCCcactaagccagtcaggtgcccctgttttgttcctttttatttaccATCAGTGACTCAGACCTTCCATCTGATGAGATCCAACGAAGATGGTAGCTATGACCAGAATAAGAGaggacagaaatagaaatagatcATCCAGTCACTGTAGGGACATGTTGCAAAACCTCCATTGTTTGGTTCTCACTGTCTTCGCGTTGGATACTCCAAAAGAAACACTCAAAAACTGTACTGCTTTctgaaagttaaattttaaatgttatttttgtaagaaTGTAATGTGAGCCCTTTGGTCTTGTAATTCAGccttttctccattccctcagGGGTGGCCAGTTCCCTTTGTTTCAGCAGTTTGCTTTAGTGTTAATTGTACTTTACATACTATTTTGTGGCTTTTGTCCGCATCCCAGGGGAGTggcaaatagttttaaaatgctgagcaacaacaataaaaaacagtcTTAAGAGAAGTTTCAAGATAGTTTGGCTAAGTGTAGTTttacaactttctttcttttctttcttttctctctttctttctttctttctttctttctttctttctttctttctttctttctttctttctttcttcctttctgtttactTACCttgatagagagagtgagcaggggaggggcagagagacacggagacagaatcccaagcaggctctgcactgccatcagggaggccgacgtggggctcgtactcatgaaccttgagatcatgacctgagccaaaatcaagagctggacgctcaaccgactgagccacccaagcgctcctagTTTTACAATTTCTAAAAAGAGGAATAAAGCAGTGGAGAAGTGCTACCATGTCAGACCATGTGTCTGGTGGCATCTCCACCCGATCAAGGGTCAGTGGCAGCAGAACAGTGAACGCTATGTGAGGGCGGGGACTGGGTCTGATTTACGCACTGTCGTATCCTCGGCACCTGTCATCACAGATGCTcaatagcaattttttaaaatgttgaatgaatgaggaacATGGATGGCAGGGCTCTGCCAGGGAAAATCAGCCACTCTTACCAAAGGGACCTGGTGCCAGCTCCCTGATGGCTGCTAGTGCCTTGTGATGGAATAAGCagctcaatttatttttctccaaattttaacttaaattctagttagttaacatacagtgtaatatttgtttcaggagtagaatttagtgattcatcacttacatacagcacccagtgctcatcacagcaagtgcctgccttaatacccatcacctcttttgcccatcccccacccacctccctccatcaaccctctgttctctatagttaagagtctctctctttttaaaaagaattttttttcgttaaaaatttttttaatgtttatttttgagagagagagagagcatgagcaggggaggggcagagagagagggagacacagaatctgaagccggctccaggctctgagctgtcagcacagagaccgagcggggctcgaacccacgaaccacagatcatggcctgagctgaagtcagatgctcctcactgtcagcacagagcctgatgtggggcttgtactcactaactgcgagatcatgagctgagctgaaatcaacagtcagacgcttaacccactgagccaccaaagtgttccagttaagagtctcttatggtttgcctctctctctttttcttttcccttcccatatgttcatctgttttgtttcctaaattctacatatgaatgtaatcatatggtatttgtctctgtctgactgacttatttagcttagcataatactctctagctccatccgtgccattgcaaatggcaagatttcattctttttgatggctgagtaatattccattgtatatgtataccaaatcttctttatccattcatcaattgatggacacttgtggGCTCTTtacatagcttggctattgtaggtAAGGAAGCAGCTCATTTCTTATGAGGGATACCTATTCCAGCTGCTATAATTGCAGGGAGAGCACAGACTGCATAGCTAGCCTGAGCTGAAGATGATAATGATCTTCCAGGTATGCAGAGTGTTTTACCTCCTAGTGCCTATATGGGCTGGCATAAGTGTGTACTGATGCCTTACCtttaagatgttaacattaggagTAAAACAGCAGAAATAGCCTCTTTTCTAATTACTAGGTGACTAAATCTTGATATCCCTATTCAGGCTAATGCTTTGGCCCTTTGactttaaaaacttcatttatcTTCACTTGTCTTTCAAGCTTTGTGCAAATCACATTAGGAACTTAATAATGTGAGCCTGTACATGCTTTCTCTTCctaccttctcttttcttttttagcagaCTCCAGCAGAATCAGGATAGCTTTGGAAAATGAGGCAACCACAATGGTAAGTGCTTTAAAATTACGTTTGTGAAACACCTGTCTACTGGGTACCATCCAGTGCCATGAGATGTTTATAAGACTGGGACCTGGTCCGTCCTGGCCGGTAGTTTTTCATCCTTTGGCACATGAAGTAATTGGTGGCTGTTGTCCTGCACCGCCAGCTGAGCCACTTTAGGACATCAATCGCTGGTtcatttactttgctttttttcttttctttgtttcttcttccttccttccttccttccttccttttttctttctttctttctttctttctttctttctttctttctttctttctttttctttcttcctttctttctctttctttcttccttccttcctttctttctttctctctctttctttctttctttctttctttttctttcttccttcctttctttctctttctttcttccttccttcctttctttctttctctttcttttcttttcttttcttttcttttctttctttctctttctcctttttctgccccAAACccgtttttttcatttgtattcttgATGACAAGTGGTTTCAATATAGATGTGAGAGAACTTTGTTCTGCTTTCCGccatgaaaattttgttttagtctggctgtggtttgtttttcattgtgGCAAAACATGTATGACATAGGATTTTACCATTCTAGCCATTTTTAAGCATGCGATTCAGCAGCATCAATTACagtcacaatgttgtacaaccagcAGCACACTCTGTTTCCAGGACCTTTTCATCCCCATTACAGAAACTCTGCCCACTGtccaataactccccattcctccccgCCCTGCACAGCCACCCCAGCTCCTAGTGAccttcattctactttctgtctctataaatgtGGCTGGTCTAGATACTTCCTAGGTgcggaatcatacaatatttgtcctttgtgtctgtcttcttttgcttagcatagtgtttttaaagtccatccatgttatagccTGTatcagaatattttcctttttatggctaaataatacttACATCTCTGTTTTGATCTTGACATTTTTCTGTTCAGGAACTCTTAGTGCCTCCCCATTATCTGAGAAAGCAAGCTGACACTTTTCAGCCTGGCATTCAGGGTTCCGTTTGTCTTGTTTTGCCCTGGGTGGCTGGGAGCTCTTTGATACTAAAACTGCAGTCAAGTCCTGAATAGGAACAGTGGGTCCGCTTCCTAGTGTTACCATGCCCAACTCAGTAACTTGTGTCacactgatgatttttttctttcttcaacatTTTAATCAACCTTttaattccaaaaagaaaaaaaatttgtgctAACagcaaaattttctatttatggaATGTACTACTAATTAAACTTGGAAATTTTTGGAATGGAGATTTGGCTGTAAATAAATAACAGCATCCACCATTATGTGGCCAAATGGAATAGATCCTGCCcctgtactttgttttttaattttgtgggcatatctattttttttccccagcttgaTTGAGGCATGATTTATAGACAATAAAATTTACCCATTAGTATAGAGTttgatgaatttggaaattttatacaGTCctataaccaccaccacaatcaagatctAGAAATCCCAGCCACCTAAAAAGTTTTCTCTGGGCCCCTTGCAGACAATCCTGACTCCTGTTGTAGGTGACCACCactgtctattttattttattttgtttttttgttttgttttattttattttgttttgtttcttttttttttttttagtttatttattttgagagagagagagagcgcacgcacaagttcgggaggggcagagagagagagagagggagaaagagaatcccaaacattggtgtggagcccaatgtggggctcgaacccacaaactgtgaaatcatgacctgagctaaagtcagacccttaactaacTCAGACACCAAGGCACCCCCACCACTGTCATGTTAATACCTACCTATAGTGGACATATCCATGTGTTCTCGCAAGATGAAAAGGGAGCAAAATGTATGCAGATTGAAGAAAGAGCCAGAAAGTAAGCCGGCAAGATATGATggcaggagggcagagctgaGTGGTGTGGAGCCACGAATGGTGTTGGAGGCTGCTGTCTGTGGAGCAGTGACTGTTAATGGGAATGGAACATCGGAATCCCCTCaaggctttgttttttaaatatttttttaagtttatttatttattgaggggggaggggcagagtgagagagagagagaatctcaagcaggctccacactggcagcacagagcccaatgtggggctcgaactcagtaaaccacctgagccaaaaccaagagtcccatgcttaactgactgagccacccaggcgtccccctctCAAGGCTTTTAAAACTGCTCATCACCACTACCCAGCCGAGATTCTGACTTCTTTGTCTATTGTGGGTCCTTCGCCATATGGGGagagaagtttgagaaccactgtataGAAATAAGGAACAGTGTGCCAGCTACAGcctactgtttatttattcaacaaatcatTGAGAACCTATATGCTGGAAACCGTCGAGGCACAGGATATGTATTCCTTCTCAAATATATTCAGATTTAGTGGCATCTAGACAGTGTGTTGCTATACTTCATGAAATCAGAAGCTTAGATGATttggaaaaatactgaaaagtgggaacatttaattttttttttaatgtttatttattgttgagacagagagagacagagcatgaacaggggagggtcagagagagggagacacagaatctgaaacaggctccaggctctgagctgtcagcacagagcccgacgcggggctcgaactcacggaccgcaagatcatgacctgagccgaagtcggacgctccactgactgagccacccaggcaccctgaaaagtGGGAACGTTTTGAGTATATATAGCAACTTTATAAAAGATCTCACTTTGATATTCCAGCATGAAAAGCCCAATACAGCAAACCGTATTGAAAATTTTCATTCCTCATTGCTTCTGTGAAGGCCTCTCAAAGACGTCTGTCGTTTTATATATCCTCTTCATAGTTGCAACGATCAATATTAATGATTAGTAATGTGTATGactttaatatacataaataggtatgtatgtgttttttaacTTATGTATGATGTATATGGCTTCTACATACAGTTATATATGGGGTCCTATagttattaatgtttttttaattcattaatctttatttaaaatttaggtaGCTGACTTTGTACACTTTACCTTGTTTATAGCAATTCAAGCATtgcttcatctttatttttaatctcttttcaaGCAAGGGGAAGAACAAGGTAGAAAGTACAGCGACACTGATTTAGAAAGCATTCATAAAAATTCAATCGAAAGTGCACTGAGGAGAGTAAATGAAGAGAAAGGTAAGTTATTCAAATTTGAGTCACTGTGTAAGTGAGGAACTGGGAAATATGGAAGGAATACTAACTTTCACCTTACTTGGTTGTAGGTATCATGAGCAAGTGGGCTGGcagatttttgtttgcttatctAGTGATTTATTTCATGGTACAGGAATATTTTATCactcacaaaaaaaaagaatagtgttgATCAGTAAGAGCCTTTAGAAAAAACAGTATTTGTTGCACTATCTACCATAGAAACCATGTCCAGAAATATACACCCTCTCAGGGCTTCATTCTTTGTACATtgtatagtatataaatatttttaaaaattcactttaatGATTAGCTTTACTTTTtcatttggaggtttttttttttttttccattccctttACTACTTAGAAGAACATCGTTGTGAGTGGAGGTgagtttaaagagaaaagaaagacttcCGTATAGTTGTTCAAgcatatatgtgcatatagatgaataaataatatgcTTAGCAGtcctttttaacattttgaaatcagATAAATCAGTCCATCCGAAGAAAGCCAGTTCACCAAGTCCTCTCAGGCGACAGTGGGAGAAAAATGTACCCAACACAGCTCTCACGGCTTTGGAAAATGCAGCCATCCTCGCCTCCAGTTTAGGGGCCGGGGATGATAGAGGTCAGTAGTCCGATCGAACAGTGTTATTAGAGAACATTTTCTAATGGTTGTTTAATGGGCTAGACGTcgttcttattgtttttattatcacTCTGTGAAAGATGTTAGGTGTCATGCATGAGAGCAGTGCTCATGGAGACAAGTGAAATAGATTTTAGTAGAGAGTAAAATATAATTAGCTTAAAATATGGTCTGGAAGATATATGCTGAACATCTCTTTTACGTGGCACTAACAGTTACCTTTTCACAACTAGGTGGTTCTGTAATAAAGTACAGTGAAAATAGCACCCGTAAGCAGTGGCTCAAAGAGACTCCAGAAACTTTGATGAACATCCTCAAGAATGCTGATCTCAGCCTGGCGTTTCAAACATACACAATATATAGACCAGGTGACTCAAGTCTATTATGTAACCGTGGaaacactttgattttttttttaaagtgtggtaaaatatgcataaactAAAATTTACCATGTAAGCCATTTTTAGGTGTGCAGTTCAGGggcattaaatacatatatgttgtgcagccatcactaccatccatctctagaattTTTCCCATCTTCCGAATCTGAAATTACGTACCCATTAAATAATTCCTCATTTGTCCCTCCCAGaaactttgattttaaagttgtaaataattttattaaaaaaattttttttttttaatctttatttatttttgagagagagagagacagagtgtgagtgggggaggaacagagagagagggagatacagaatccaaagcaggctccagcctctgagctgtcagcacagagcccaacttggggctccaaccCGTGAACCgggagttcgtgacctgagccgaaggcagacgcttaaccggctcagccacccagatgccccagaagtTATAACTGATTTTAAAGTTATGAAATGATTcagaatattgtattttttaggttttcttgagttttttttagCCAGTCTTGAGCTATAATTAAGATTTCCCATGGAGCTTCATtacttttatttggtttttatttattttttaaatgtttgtttttgagagagagagagagagagagagtgtgtgatagcggggaagggcaaagagagaggggggcagagaatctgaagcaagctcctcacacagcacagagcccgatgcagggctccagcccacaaaccatgagatcatgatctgagccgaagtcggatgcttaaacttggactaagccacctaggcgccccttcattactttttattgtttacttgtttgttggTTTTAACAAGGGTGGGACTACTTTGGAGGGTAgtccgttttttgttttttttttttttaattttttttttttaacgtttttatttatttttgagacagagagagacagagcatgaatgggggaggggcagagagagagggagacacaggatcagaagcaggctccaggctctgagccatcagcccagagcccgacgcggggctcgaactcacagactgtgagatcgtgacctgagccgaagtcggacgcttaaccgactgagccacccaggcgcccctgagggtAGTCCGTTTTTACCATGCAGAATACACCACTGCTTTACTGACTTTAGTTCAGACTCCATCATAGTAAACTTGGAGGAACTTCAAGATTTCTTTTGCTCTGTGCTTGAATTCTGCCGAATTGAATAGAgctcaagaaagagaaatcattaggatttgatttttttattgtttctacaGACATTTTCACTAAAACTGCACGAAATCACCTTTTGTAATACTCTCTTTAGGAATCCAGGCCGAAGCAGTGCATTAAGGGTGtctacatgtgtgtacatgtgtgtataagtTTGATCATTCAATTATTAAGCCACCTTGCTAGGTTCAGATCTAAGACAAATTATGCCAAGTAAAGCATGTAATGCTGTGGCAAGTCTCAACTGTGTTTACTGTAACAGATTtagttgtatttgtttatttggtcagtgtttattgagtgcctaacTTATGCTAggttaagatttaaaaaaaaaaagaagaaagaataaaacacagtTCCTTCCCTGAAAGAGTGTGGGGGGAACATGGCCCTCACGTCAGAGGTTTAGAGGAGTGTGGGTGAATTGTGGAGATGTGCCCTGATAGAGCTGCCCCGCTGTGTCACAGGAACCCTGGGCGCAGGTGGATACACGGGACGGAGTGTTCAGGAAGGTTAACGGTTGTGAATTTTGTTTTAGCGACTGTAGGTCCTGGGGTTTGTTTTTGGTCCAATGATAAAGGTTTTGTCGTTTCAGGAAAGTCACTGTTCAGAAATTCTGCCATAGCTCTGTTTTGAAGGGTTTTATAAAGATTTAGCCCACATTTTTGTGTTAGGTTATTGTTGCGTGAGCAAAAAATAAAGCGATTGCCATCTGGAAAATTTCTTGAAGGGACGCTTGTGGTTGCCATTCCCTAATGTTCTTCTCCACCACTGGaaaaagttgggggtggggagcttaAAGGAAAAACAACCGTAATACAACCATCCAAAGGTAACTTTAATATAGGTTCTTATATTTGGAGGTTTTAAGTGTACTTTTCTGCATTCTTCTTTTGAAGAAAGTTCTGCTTATAAATTTAATAGCGATACTGATGCTTCATGGGCCTGTTTTATGCCAGAAATCATGCTGTGTAATGTGGGGAGGCGCTACAGAAGAAATATAGGGCCTGGCATTGTCCTCAGTTAGCCAGCTGTCTTCTGGAGGATTTTAGTCCTATGTTCACTAAATAAGTAAATGCTGTTAAAATTGGCATAATTTCTGTTATTATTCCTCTTGAAGGCTCAGAAGAGTTCTTGAAGGGCCCCCTctctgaagaaacagaagcaTCAGACAGTGTGGATGGAGGCCACGATTCTGTCACTTTGGACCCAGAGAGACTGGAGCCTAGATTGGATGCAGAGGACACGTATGTTGGGATATACCTAGATGGTGTTAGTCGGTGCGCAtgatgtcaattataccttaatttcAGGTTTAGCAGGAACTGGTTATATTACTTGACAtcacaaatgaatatttttttttaaattttttttttcaacgttttttatttatttttgggacagagagagacagagcatgaatgggggaggggcagagagagagggagacacagaatcggaaacaggcttcaggctctgagccatcagcccagagcctgacgcggggctcgaactcacacaccgcgagatcgtgacctggctgaagtcggacgcttaaccgaccgcgccacccaggcgccccacaaatgaatatttatatcttGATCTTTTGTCTGGGATGGGTAATGTGTTACAGTATTATTACAGAATTCCTGACTGAGCCGTATTTTATGATCGTTTAGCTTGgacttactattttttaatatgttggattttatttgcaaatgtaGAAACATGAAAGAAGCAATCCTGTGGAAGGGATAACAATGTTTTCCCTCCGTTCGGTTGCCTTATGGAGCTCGTTTTCCAAAAATGTGAATATTGTGATGGTGGCGTTCTGTTTTGagccatcaaaaaaaaatacttgctgtGCGCCTAATATGGAGGCTTAGTATCCAAATTGTTTCTTCACAGGGATTTTGAGGAGGATGACGACAGCCTTGACTGGGTGTCAGAACTGAAGCAGCGAGCTGGCTGGCCAGGAGTGTCTGATGGGTAACGCCCAAGAAGTGCTCTGTCGTTAATATCGTGTAGATGTTTAAAGTGAGGAATTAATGTTTGGATGGTATCAGCTCACAGgatgtgtatttttctttggaCACAGAATGAAGAGGGGGAAACTGAATATTTAAAACTGTTCCTGATCAGTGTCACAAGGTTTAAAATATCTGTAACTCTCGAGTTTTTGAACTCAAAGAGAAGGCGTGGACGAATGGCTCTGAGCTTCAGGCTTGCAGTCAGAACAGAAATGGGATGCTGCTGCTTACATTTTGTGTGATTGTGGGAGATTATTTAACCTCTTGGAGCCCCAGTGTCCACAACTCTAAAACGAGGATAATAATGCCTTCCTCATAGGGACGCTGAACATAGACCATGGCAATGGCCCATAATGTTATTTCTGCGATTGTTATGATTTGTGTTTAATTGCTGCACAGCTCTTTTTACATTTCCTAAAGGTTTGAggatcaaaataaatttaattagacCATAATgatgttgtccagttttccagtAAGACTTATTTCTGGGTAGTGATCCATGATCTTCAGTGATCTTCACCAACAATTCCCCATCCTTAAATACGGCCCTTCATGGCACCCAGGTCAGCGGATCAGCTGTGGGACGGGGTGAGGGGGCTACAGATCTTGTCTGCAGTTGGCAGTCCTgggcaggagaaagaaacaggCCAGAGGCGGGACGTATTGGACACTAGAGTGTGCCGTGGAACTAATGGGATGCCAGTATGTGTGGGGCATGACACACACGTACTGGGGTCCCGTCATTCCATTGTCATTCCATCGTGGGATGCTGTTGTGAGGTGAGATATTTTAATGTAGAAGAAAGAGGCTTCTCCCAGGGGATCTCCCCGAGCAAGTGTGCAAACAGCAGAAGCGCGAGGCAGTACGGGGAGCAGTGCTCCAGTGAAGAATGGGAAAGCAGTTGAATCTACAGCAGGATGGTTACTGAGCATCTCCTGAAAATGTGGAATACATGCATCTTGTAGAtgtaaaccatttttttttttaattttcaggaacAAAAACCATGGTATAGCCCTTCACcccacacattttatttaccctTAGACATCTAGTCAACCTGATTTGTTACTGCTGCTGTTAGCTTTGATTGCTTGATGAAGGTGATGTCTGCTACAAGGTTAAACTGTAAGGTTACTGGTTTTCGATTTCTGGGTCCTGTTCATTGCAAGTGAGTCACCAAGTCCAGCCCATACTCAGGTGCTGAGAAATTAAGCTGTACCTCCTGAAGGGGGCTGTAATCCAGAGCtaagtcatttgtatttttgcttaaactgttccagctt contains the following coding sequences:
- the NEK3 gene encoding serine/threonine-protein kinase Nek3 isoform X2; the protein is MDGYLVLRVIGEGSFGRALLVQQENSNQTFAMKEIRLPKSFSGTRNSRKEAVLLAKMKHPNIVAFKESFEAEGHLYIVMEYCDGGDLMQKIKHQKGKLFPEDMILNWFTQMCLGVNHIHKKRVLHRDIKSKNIFLTQNGRVKLGDFGSARLLSSPMAFACTYVGTPYYVPPEIWENMPYNNKSDIWSLGCILYELCTLKHPFQANSWKSLILKICQGSLRPLPSQYSCELQHLIKQMFKRNPSHRPSATTLLSRSSLARLVRQCLPPEIITEYGEQVLEETKNSKHSTPRKKNSSRIRIALENEATTMQGEEQGRKYSDTDLESIHKNSIESALRRVNEEKDKSVHPKKASSPSPLRRQWEKNVPNTALTALENAAILASSLGAGDDRGGSVIKYSENSTRKQWLKETPETLMNILKNADLSLAFQTYTIYRPGSEEFLKGPLSEETEASDSVDGGHDSVTLDPERLEPRLDAEDTDFEEDDDSLDWVSELKQRAGWPGVSDGMKRGKLNI
- the NEK3 gene encoding serine/threonine-protein kinase Nek3 isoform X1, with the protein product MDGYLVLRVIGEGSFGRALLVQQENSNQTFAMKEIRLPKSFSGTRNSRKEAVLLAKMKHPNIVAFKESFEAEGHLYIVMEYCDGGDLMQKIKHQKGKLFPEDMILNWFTQMCLGVNHIHKKRVLHRDIKSKNIFLTQNGRVKLGDFGSARLLSSPMAFACTYVGTPYYVPPEIWENMPYNNKSDIWSLGCILYELCTLKHPFQANSWKSLILKICQGSLRPLPSQYSCELQHLIKQMFKRNPSHRPSATTLLSRSSLARLVRQCLPPEIITEYGEQVLEETKNSKHSTPRKKTDSSRIRIALENEATTMQGEEQGRKYSDTDLESIHKNSIESALRRVNEEKDKSVHPKKASSPSPLRRQWEKNVPNTALTALENAAILASSLGAGDDRGGSVIKYSENSTRKQWLKETPETLMNILKNADLSLAFQTYTIYRPGSEEFLKGPLSEETEASDSVDGGHDSVTLDPERLEPRLDAEDTDFEEDDDSLDWVSELKQRAGWPGVSDGMKRGKLNI